CGGGCGTCACGGGCGTCACGGGCGTCACGGGCGCTGTCGGCGTCACCGGCGCGACCTCCGCGAGGGGCGGCGGCGGCGCGACCGTGCTCGCGGCCACCGGCACCGGCACGACCTCGGGCTCCTCCGCCGCCGTCGGCGACACGACCGGCACCACCGCGTCGGGAACGAAGATCGGCCCCACGTCCGCCGACGGTCCGTCCAGGTCCCCGCGGACCGGGAGCGGCGGCAGCGCGGCGGGCGACGGGTTCAGTCGCTCCAGGAACTCGCTCGCGTCGCGCCAGCGGCACTCGGGATCCTTCTCCATCGCGCCGGCGATCGCGCGCAGCAGGTACGTCGGGATGTCGGGGCGCAGCTCGTCGAGCGGCGGCAGCTTCTCGTGCTGCTGCTTGTGCAGCACGCCGTACAGCGTCTCGCCCTCCCACGGCCGACGCCCGCTCAACATCTCCCATCCGATGAGGCCGAGCGCGTAGACGTCGGCGCGCGCGTCGACGTGCGAGCCGATGATCTGCTCCGGCGCCATGTACGCCGGCGTCCCCACCGACGTCCCGACCACGGTGAGGATCGTCTCCGCGTCGAGCTGCCGCGCGACGCCGAAGTCGGCGAGCAGCGCGCGTCCGGTGTGCAGCTCGAGGACGATGTTCTCCGGCTTCACGTCGCGGTGCACGATGCGCCGGTCGTGCGCGTAGGCCAGCGCCGATGCGATCTCGCGGAGGATCTGCGTCGCGCGCTCGTACGGCAGCGGCCCGCGCCGCAGCAGGTCGCGCAGCGTCTCGCCTGGGATGTAGACGCTGATGATCGCCGGCGCCGGCCCGTCGAGGTCCTCGACGCGCAGCACGCGCACGATGTTGGGGTGCTCGAGCGCCGAGACCGTCTCCGCCTCGCGCGCGAACCGCCGAGCCGCCTCCGTGCTTCCGCCCTGCAGCGCGCCGAGCAGCTTGATGGCGACGATCTGTCCGGTGGCGAGCTCCCGCGCCAGATACACGATGGCCATCCCGCCTCGGCCGAGCTCCCGCAGGAACTCGTACCGCTCGGTCAGCCGGCGTGCCGCGGGGGCGATCGCATCGTTGGGCAGCGGAGACGTAAGGACCTCCTCGGTGGATGGGTCCGGCTATAACGAGCATCCTCCATGCCTTGCCGGGACTCGGGACTCGGGACTCGGGACTCGGGACTCGGGAGCTCAGCCGTTACGAGTCCCGAGTCCCGAGTCCCGAGTCCCGACCCGCGCGCCCAGCCGCTCGGCGTCGAACGGCGCGTGGACCTTGGCGTCGTTGTCGAAGTAGACGTAGACGTCCGCGCCGCCGTGCTGCCACGCGCGGATCTTCCCGGCCCACGCGTCGAGCTCCGCGTCGGTGTAGCCGCTCGCGTAGAGCACCTGTGACCCGTGCAGCCGCACGTAGACGAAGTCCGCGGTCACCTCCTCGGCGTACGGGAACTTCCCCGCGGTGTCGGCGACGACGAACGCGTAGCCGTGGGCGCGCAGGATCGCGTAGAACTCGTCGTGGAAGTACGACGGATGCCGCACCTCGAACGCGTGGCGGAACGGCACGTCGGCGGGTGCCTCGACGAGCGCACCGCGGCGCAGCCGCTCGTCGTGCCACAGTGCCACGCTCTCCGCCTCGCGGGCGGTGCGCGGCAGCATCGCCATGAACGCGTCCATCCGCTCGGCGTCGAACCGGTACGTGCCGGGCAGCTGCCAGAGGAACGGGCCGGTCTTCGCGCCGAGCGCCAGCACGCCGCTCGCGAAGAAGTTGCCTAACGACGACTCGGCGTTGCGGAGCTTCAGGTTGTGCGTGATGAATCGCCCACCCTTCACCGCGAACACGAAGTCGTCGGGCACCTCGCTGGCCCACCGCTCGAACACGGCGGGCGACTTCAGGCTGTAGAACGTGCCGTTCAGCTCCACGCTGTCGAACTTCCGGCTCGCGTACTCCAGCCACCGCCGCG
This DNA window, taken from Gemmatirosa kalamazoonensis, encodes the following:
- a CDS encoding protein kinase domain-containing protein — encoded protein: MPNDAIAPAARRLTERYEFLRELGRGGMAIVYLARELATGQIVAIKLLGALQGGSTEAARRFAREAETVSALEHPNIVRVLRVEDLDGPAPAIISVYIPGETLRDLLRRGPLPYERATQILREIASALAYAHDRRIVHRDVKPENIVLELHTGRALLADFGVARQLDAETILTVVGTSVGTPAYMAPEQIIGSHVDARADVYALGLIGWEMLSGRRPWEGETLYGVLHKQQHEKLPPLDELRPDIPTYLLRAIAGAMEKDPECRWRDASEFLERLNPSPAALPPLPVRGDLDGPSADVGPIFVPDAVVPVVSPTAAEEPEVVPVPVAASTVAPPPPLAEVAPVTPTAPVTPVTPVTPVPPVPPVPPVAPVTPPPSAPHPAFVTAERRQPRAARRRWWPAAAAVVALLLVAVLLSTTRHAKARPVSGDRGLDSLLNAAGADGVVLVDSANRAATEKKLTTAQRKKARTDSIARARSGNRVEAAGTVDLAPPAGSDRCRSTASADQRACLMSAIARNDAPLNRAYQALITDLRGRLSGDAEAQAVERLREEQRAWLDKRDRECRAATPEGSTGLWGVARAPCFAQRSAQRTTELRARVGH
- a CDS encoding DUF72 domain-containing protein, which encodes MPGRAWIGISGYDYKPWRGRFYPDELPARRWLEYASRKFDSVELNGTFYSLKSPAVFERWASEVPDDFVFAVKGGRFITHNLKLRNAESSLGNFFASGVLALGAKTGPFLWQLPGTYRFDAERMDAFMAMLPRTAREAESVALWHDERLRRGALVEAPADVPFRHAFEVRHPSYFHDEFYAILRAHGYAFVVADTAGKFPYAEEVTADFVYVRLHGSQVLYASGYTDAELDAWAGKIRAWQHGGADVYVYFDNDAKVHAPFDAERLGARVGTRDSGLGTRNG